CCCCGCGCGACCTGTACGAGAAGCCCGAGAACGTGTTCGTGGCCGGCTTCATCGGCTCGCCCGCGATGAACCTGTTCCCGGTGCCGCTGACCGAGGGCGGCATCCAGTTCGGCACCCGGGTCGTCGGCATCGACGACGCCACCAACAAGGCCCACGGCAGCGAGGTGACCGCGGGTGTCCGCCCCGAGGACATCATCGTCAACCCCGAGGACGGCAAGGGCCTCTCGGTCGTCGTCGACCTGGTCGAGGAGCTCGGCGCCGACGGGTACCTGTACGGTCACACCGACATCGAGGGCAAGCGCACCGACATCGTCGCGCGCGTCGACGGCCGCAACCACCCCGACGCGGGTGAGACCGTCGTGCTCGCGCCCGTGCCGCACCACGTGCACGTCTTCGACATGGAGTCGGGCGAGCGCCTGACCTCGGCTGCGATCGCCTCGGCCTGACCAGATCCACACCTCATCGCGGCGGCGCGGGCGGATGCACATCCCCCGCGCCGTCGCGCCGTCTTCGGGAGGGTCCGTGCCCGATGCCCTGAGCATCACCGCGAGCAGCGTCGATCCGGGACTCCTCGGCCTGCCCTGGCAGACGCCGCTGGGCGATTGGCCGTCTCACACCATCGTCTACCTGCCCAAGGGCATCTCGCGCCATCTCGTGCGGTTCGCGAGCCTGTCGGGTCGCGTGGTCGCCATCAAAGAGACGACCGGGCCGATGGCGCGCCGCGAGTACGACATGCTCGGCAACCTCGCCCGCCTGGACGCCCCCCGCGTGGAGCGCGTGGCCGTCATCGACGGCCGCCGCTCCCCCGATGGCGAGCCGCTGCCGGCGGCCCTCGTCACCGCGCACCTGAAGTTCTCGCTCCCCTACCGGGCGCTGTTCACGCAGGTCCTGCGACCTGACACCGCCACGCGCCTGGTCGACGCGCTGGCGGCTCTGCTGGTGCGCCTGCACAACGTCGGGTTCTTCTGGGGCGACGTCTCGCTGTCGAACACGCTGTTCCGGCGCGACGCCGGAGCGTTCGCCGCGTACCTCGTGGACGCCGAGACAGGCGAGCTCCACGAGGGCGGGCTCACGCGCGGTCAGCGCGAGCACGACCTCGAGATCGCGCGCACCAACATCGCCGGCGAGATCATGGACCTCGAGGCCGGCGGACGCCTCGAGGGCGGCGTCGACGCGCTCGCGATCGCCGACGGCATCGTGGGGTCGTACCGGTCGCTGTGGGCGGCCCTCACCGACACCGAGACGTTCGGCGTCGACGAGACGTGGCGCATCACCGAGCGCGTCCAGCGCCTGAACACCCTCGGCTTCGACATCGGCGAGATGTCGATCCAGTCCACCGCCGACGGCACGCGCGTCTCGATCGAGCCGAAGGTCGTGGATGCCGGCCACCACCAGCGTCGCCTGCTCCGCCTGACGGGCCTCGACGTCGAGGAGAACCAGGCGCGTCGCCTGCTGAACGACCTCGACGAGTTCCGCGCCCGCGTGTCACGGCTCGGCGACGACGAGGAGATGGTCGCGCACGAGTGGCTCACGCGTGTGTTCGAGCCCGTCGTCAAGGCGATCCCGTTCGATCTGCGCGCCAAGCTCGAGCCGGCCGAGGTCTTCCACCAGGTGCTCGAGCACCGGTGGTACATGTCGCAGGCACGCGGACGGTCCGCTCCGCTGGCCGAGGTGCTCACCAGCTACGTCGAGGACGTGCTCCGCCACCGGCGGGACGAGGCGACGCTGATGGGCCCGCCCACCGACACGGTCTCGCTGCCGGTCATCACCGCCGATCTCGACATCATCGGCGAAGACGAGGAAGACGAGATCGACTGGCGCGACCTGGTCTGACGCTCCGCGCCAGACCCGTCAGTACCCGACGGTGAAGCGCTCTCGCACGTGACGCGGGGTCTCGATCTCGTCGACGATGGCGATGGCGAAGTCGGCGCCCGAGATGAACGATGCACCTTCGTCGTGGGTGACCAGCACCTCTCCACCGACGCGATAGCCGCCGGTCCGCTCACCGGGGTTGTACGAGCCGAACCCCGCCGCCGGGTGGATGTAGAACCAGTCACGGCGACCGCCGTGGGCCTGCAGGTCCTCGAGGACCCCGATCGCCTCGAGCGCCTCGGGCTTGGCCGCCTCGGGGAAGAACGGCTGGTCGACCACTCGTTCTCCGCCCGGAGCGATCAGACTCCCTCCGGCTCCGCCGATGACGCCGAGGCGCACATCCGCCGGCAGCTCGGCGACGAGTTCGGCGATCGCCGGACGCAGCTTTCCGAGCATGTCGCCTCGCGGCGCCACCGCCGAGATCACCACGTCCACGCCTTCGAGCTCCGACACGAGGGTCGGAACATCCAGGACGGTGCCCTCGACGTAGGTCGCCCCGTCGATCCGTTCGGCGGGCAGCGTGCGGGCCACCGACACGACCGTGTGGCCTCTGCTCACGGCCTCGGCGACGATGTGACGTCCGGCGTAGCCGGTTCCTCCGATGACGGCGATGCGGGCCATGGTGTTCCTCTCGTCGGCTCTGACACGTTCAATCCTCGCACCACCGGTTTCATTCCCCGGCATGCATGAACGGATGTCAGCTGGACGCCGATGACGCGCGGCCGCCGGGGGCGGCGAAGGTCCCGTCCCCGGCGGTCGTGCTCGTAGCTAGTCTTTCCAGCCGCGCGGGTTCTCGTCGGTCTCGGCGTTGCGTCGCTCGAGCTCGGCGGCGAGCGCGGCCGCGGCCTCGGGGTACCGCTCGATCACGTCGTAGGACTCGCTCGGGTCGGCGTCGAGGTCGAACAGCCACGGACCCTTCGAGAACGGAGTGGCGAACGACGTGCCGCTGACCCCGTACAGGTACGGCTGAGCGGCGTAGTACTTGAAGCGGCCGTCGCTGACGGCGAGCAGCTTCTTGCTCGCGTAGTAGTAGTAGAACTCGCTCACGGTGTCGCTCGTGCCGGCGAGGACGGGTGCCATGCTCGTGCCGTCGAGCGTGCGATCGGTCGGCGCGGGGATGTCGAGCCAGTCCAGCAGCGTCGGCAGGACGTCGGTCCCCATCGCCATCGTGTCGACGGTGCGACCGCCCTCGATGCCCTCGGGCCAGTGGACGAGGAACGGCACGAGCGTGCCGCCCTCGGAGATCGAGCCCTTGCGACCGCGGTGGTCGCCGCCGTCTCCCTGGAACCACGGGCCGTTGTCGCTCGTGACCATGATGATCGTGTTGTCCAGCTGCCCGGTGGCCTCGAGTTCGTCGACGATGCGGCCGATGCCGTCATCGAGTCCTTCGACGACATCGCCGTAGAGACCGGCGTCCGATCGTCCCTGGTTCTCGGCGGCCGCGTAGAGCGGCTCGTGCGGGAAGTTGTGCGCGAAGTAGAGGAAGAAGGGATCCTCGGTCTCGCCTGCGGCACCGACGAACTCGACGGCGCGGTCCGTGTACAGCTCGTCGAGCTGGGTCTGGTCGACCGTCTCCAGCACGACCTCGCGGTCCTCGTAGATCTGGAACGGAACCATGTCGTTCGAGTACAGCGAACCCAGGAACGAGTCGAACCCGAAGTCGTTCGGGGTCGAGCCTTCGGTGTCGCCGATGTGCCACTTGCCGATCATCGCGGTGTCATAGCCGGACGCCTGGAGGATGTCG
This region of Microbacterium thalassium genomic DNA includes:
- a CDS encoding DUF4032 domain-containing protein — its product is MPDALSITASSVDPGLLGLPWQTPLGDWPSHTIVYLPKGISRHLVRFASLSGRVVAIKETTGPMARREYDMLGNLARLDAPRVERVAVIDGRRSPDGEPLPAALVTAHLKFSLPYRALFTQVLRPDTATRLVDALAALLVRLHNVGFFWGDVSLSNTLFRRDAGAFAAYLVDAETGELHEGGLTRGQREHDLEIARTNIAGEIMDLEAGGRLEGGVDALAIADGIVGSYRSLWAALTDTETFGVDETWRITERVQRLNTLGFDIGEMSIQSTADGTRVSIEPKVVDAGHHQRRLLRLTGLDVEENQARRLLNDLDEFRARVSRLGDDEEMVAHEWLTRVFEPVVKAIPFDLRAKLEPAEVFHQVLEHRWYMSQARGRSAPLAEVLTSYVEDVLRHRRDEATLMGPPTDTVSLPVITADLDIIGEDEEDEIDWRDLV
- a CDS encoding NAD(P)-dependent oxidoreductase, yielding MARIAVIGGTGYAGRHIVAEAVSRGHTVVSVARTLPAERIDGATYVEGTVLDVPTLVSELEGVDVVISAVAPRGDMLGKLRPAIAELVAELPADVRLGVIGGAGGSLIAPGGERVVDQPFFPEAAKPEALEAIGVLEDLQAHGGRRDWFYIHPAAGFGSYNPGERTGGYRVGGEVLVTHDEGASFISGADFAIAIVDEIETPRHVRERFTVGY
- a CDS encoding sulfatase-like hydrolase/transferase, translated to MSATDQEAAERPPAKRARKGGLGKRILKSTGLILALPATLLMAGVGYALFELATNRPDDSPEHEARKEEYVSELSATMPVSGETPNVLLVHYDDLGYGDLGFMGDTPIQTPNLDALAADGVVMTNYHAPSAVCTPSRAALLTGRMAPRAAVPDVLFPNEGVTSLINVVTGTFGLTQAELTIPDILQASGYDTAMIGKWHIGDTEGSTPNDFGFDSFLGSLYSNDMVPFQIYEDREVVLETVDQTQLDELYTDRAVEFVGAAGETEDPFFLYFAHNFPHEPLYAAAENQGRSDAGLYGDVVEGLDDGIGRIVDELEATGQLDNTIIMVTSDNGPWFQGDGGDHRGRKGSISEGGTLVPFLVHWPEGIEGGRTVDTMAMGTDVLPTLLDWLDIPAPTDRTLDGTSMAPVLAGTSDTVSEFYYYYASKKLLAVSDGRFKYYAAQPYLYGVSGTSFATPFSKGPWLFDLDADPSESYDVIERYPEAAAALAAELERRNAETDENPRGWKD